The proteins below are encoded in one region of Myxococcus guangdongensis:
- a CDS encoding ATP-binding protein encodes MPTGAPGPTSARGPSTPPIGPESVVRETPPAARAALEQLKNDPAAAPIDPELESAAGFTHFDTASSADNLLTVLLTRADLHLLASQTLVRVKSREDGRAYLGVVVKGPFAEPNAVPANSTMAVGVVTHGKKLTYTFDYHGRAEVELLGEEVEGTLKPPRFRPRPQSPVFVLTDEESQRVLGVGGDMCLGVVVGYEQMEARISPSDKSVLPRHTGIIGTTGGGKSTTVATLVHRAQSQGIATIVFDVEGEYTHVDEPTDHEPMLEALKRRGQRAEGVRDLHIHHLIGRASRNPRHRNLHRFSLNFSSLSPYAIAEILGLSDAQQERFLKAYDVTKQLLEDFEVFPQTDEEKRQALEVDEMSTGYPKMTIQHLLDVVNAYIYSLGDENRGETPRSRSRTRRRETTAEAGEAEDEADEATTPTGPSLQSEFKANRGMVMRRVMAQSSRNAVSWKTLYGKLHRLRRLNIFDMGSVPGPAYNSMLAPGRVSVIDLSDTDSPQLNNLVIADVLRGLQEAQEVRYEKANAQDQAVPPVLIIIEEAHEFLSASRISQMPVLFEQVARIAKRGRKRWLGLVFVTQLPQHLPNEVLGLLNNFIIHKMTDSTVISRMQRTVGSIDESLWNRVTRLAPGQALVSFSNFARPLMVAVDPAPVKRLLVD; translated from the coding sequence GTGCCCACGGGAGCTCCCGGCCCGACGTCCGCGCGGGGGCCCTCGACGCCTCCCATCGGGCCTGAGAGCGTCGTCCGCGAGACGCCCCCTGCGGCCCGCGCCGCGCTCGAGCAGCTGAAGAACGACCCGGCAGCGGCCCCCATCGACCCGGAGCTCGAGTCCGCCGCGGGCTTCACCCACTTCGACACCGCGTCGAGCGCGGACAACCTGCTCACGGTGCTGCTCACTCGCGCGGACCTGCACCTGCTCGCGTCGCAGACGCTGGTGCGGGTGAAGTCTCGCGAGGATGGCCGCGCCTACCTGGGCGTCGTCGTCAAGGGCCCCTTCGCCGAACCCAACGCGGTCCCCGCCAACTCGACGATGGCCGTCGGCGTCGTCACGCACGGCAAGAAGCTCACGTACACGTTCGACTACCACGGCCGCGCGGAGGTGGAGCTGCTCGGCGAAGAAGTGGAAGGCACCCTCAAGCCGCCCCGCTTCCGTCCTCGCCCACAGAGCCCCGTGTTCGTGCTGACGGACGAGGAGAGCCAGCGCGTGCTCGGTGTCGGTGGAGACATGTGCCTGGGTGTCGTCGTCGGGTACGAGCAGATGGAGGCCCGGATCAGTCCCAGCGACAAGTCCGTCCTCCCTCGCCACACCGGCATCATCGGGACGACGGGTGGCGGCAAGTCCACCACCGTGGCCACGCTCGTCCACCGCGCCCAGTCACAAGGCATCGCCACCATCGTGTTCGACGTCGAGGGCGAGTACACCCACGTGGACGAGCCCACCGACCATGAGCCCATGCTCGAGGCCCTCAAGCGCCGGGGCCAGCGCGCCGAGGGTGTCCGCGACCTGCACATCCATCACCTCATCGGCCGCGCCAGCCGCAACCCTCGTCATCGCAACCTGCACCGCTTCTCCCTCAACTTCTCCAGCCTCTCGCCCTACGCCATCGCGGAGATTCTCGGCCTGTCGGATGCCCAGCAGGAGCGCTTCCTCAAGGCCTACGACGTCACCAAGCAACTGCTGGAGGACTTCGAGGTCTTCCCGCAGACGGACGAAGAGAAGCGCCAGGCGCTCGAAGTGGACGAGATGTCCACGGGCTATCCCAAGATGACCATCCAGCACCTGCTGGATGTCGTGAACGCCTACATCTACAGCCTGGGCGACGAGAACCGCGGTGAGACGCCCCGAAGCCGCTCACGCACCCGGCGAAGGGAGACGACCGCCGAAGCCGGTGAAGCCGAGGACGAGGCCGACGAGGCAACGACGCCGACCGGTCCTTCTCTTCAAAGCGAGTTCAAGGCCAACCGAGGCATGGTCATGAGACGCGTCATGGCCCAGAGCAGCCGCAACGCGGTGAGCTGGAAGACGCTCTACGGCAAGCTCCACCGTCTGCGCCGGCTCAACATCTTCGACATGGGCTCGGTGCCCGGCCCCGCGTACAACTCGATGCTCGCGCCGGGCCGCGTGTCCGTCATCGACCTGTCGGATACGGACTCGCCGCAGCTCAACAACCTGGTCATCGCGGATGTCCTCCGGGGACTCCAGGAAGCCCAGGAGGTCCGCTACGAGAAGGCCAACGCCCAGGACCAGGCCGTGCCTCCCGTGCTCATCATCATCGAGGAAGCCCACGAGTTCCTCTCCGCCAGCCGCATCAGCCAGATGCCCGTCCTCTTCGAACAGGTGGCTCGCATCGCCAAACGCGGCCGCAAGCGCTGGCTCGGACTCGTGTTCGTCACCCAGCTCCCTCAACACCTCCCCAACGAGGTGCTCGGCCTGCTCAACAACTTCATCATCCACAAGATGACCGACAGCACCGTCATCTCCCGCATGCAACGCACCGTGGGCAGCATCGACGAGAGCCTCTGGAATCGCGTGACACGGCTCGCGCCAGGACAGGCCCTCGTCTCCTTCAGCAACTTCGCGCGCCCGCTCATGGTCGCCGTCGACCCCGCGCCCGTGAAACGCCTGCTCGTCGATTGA
- a CDS encoding class I SAM-dependent methyltransferase produces MPPSETESYLLDYHRRLAGVTARWFSRTPVTRGDHRFASTYALLAAEVPSDSHEHTVLDLACGDGYLLAQLAQREPHRPRLLGLDMSADELAHAQARLHGAATLHQGFAQSLPFEDDSLDVVLSHLALMLMDDCEQVLSEVRRALKPDGKLSCVVGGGFAPTGSLAVFRELMKPAIESQPRPLLSLGDTRFRSTEGLQQLFGLAFQHVDVFDLRVHDGGTPEYVWDSLAQTYDADQLSAATREDVRKAFLAAVEPMRDSAGNISCHWSMRQVTARAPRR; encoded by the coding sequence ATGCCGCCCTCGGAGACCGAGTCCTACCTCCTCGACTACCACCGCCGCCTCGCGGGAGTGACGGCGCGGTGGTTCTCCCGCACGCCCGTGACTCGAGGCGACCACCGCTTCGCCTCGACCTACGCGCTGCTCGCCGCCGAAGTCCCCTCGGACTCGCACGAGCACACGGTGCTCGACCTGGCCTGCGGTGATGGCTACCTGCTGGCGCAGCTGGCCCAGCGCGAGCCGCACCGTCCCCGACTCCTCGGCCTGGACATGAGCGCCGATGAGCTCGCCCACGCCCAGGCCCGACTCCACGGCGCCGCCACGCTCCACCAGGGATTCGCGCAGTCACTCCCCTTCGAGGACGACAGCCTCGACGTCGTGCTGAGCCACCTGGCCCTCATGCTGATGGACGACTGCGAACAGGTCCTCTCCGAGGTCCGCCGCGCGCTCAAGCCCGACGGCAAGCTGTCCTGCGTGGTCGGCGGAGGCTTCGCGCCCACGGGCTCGCTGGCGGTGTTCCGCGAGCTGATGAAGCCCGCCATCGAATCACAGCCGCGTCCCCTGCTGAGCCTGGGCGACACGCGCTTCCGCTCCACCGAAGGACTCCAGCAGCTCTTCGGCCTCGCCTTCCAACACGTCGACGTCTTCGACCTCCGGGTCCACGACGGCGGCACCCCCGAGTATGTCTGGGACTCGCTCGCCCAGACGTATGACGCCGACCAGCTCTCCGCCGCCACCCGCGAGGACGTCCGCAAGGCCTTCCTGGCTGCCGTGGAGCCCATGCGAGACTCCGCTGGAAACATCTCCTGCCACTGGAGCATGCGGCAGGTGACGGCACGTGCCCCGCGACGCTGA
- a CDS encoding alkaline phosphatase PhoX, protein MPMQRRNFLRLTAMSSGILVLGPGFWRAAYAAPARPGPGPYGAIAGSPDAQGLRLPAGFTSRILAQTGQNVPGTHYPWHVAPDGGACFDTGDGGWVYVSNSEIPLLGGVSSLRFDGGGNVVDAYRILSNTSVNCAGGPTPWGTWLSCEEWDLGHVWECDPRSPSQGQRRSALGAFTHEAVAVDPVGQCLYLTEDRPEGRFYRFTPSQWPSLGAGRLEAAKLHGNALDGTASFSWVKVSASRSASLQLERFLTTGFDGGEGCWYDSGTVYFTTKGDNRVWAHTPATGQVEIIYDDDLYPDSPLRGVDNITMSRSGDLFVAEDGGDLQLCLITPGPERTVAPFLQLEGHAGSELTGPAFSPDGRRLYFSSQRGTDGTTGVTFEVSGPFR, encoded by the coding sequence ATGCCCATGCAGCGCAGGAACTTCCTTCGACTCACCGCGATGAGCAGCGGAATCCTGGTCCTGGGGCCCGGCTTCTGGCGCGCGGCCTATGCCGCTCCCGCCCGACCGGGGCCCGGCCCCTATGGCGCCATCGCCGGCTCACCCGATGCGCAGGGATTGAGGCTCCCCGCGGGCTTCACCTCGCGCATCCTCGCCCAGACCGGACAGAACGTCCCCGGTACCCACTACCCCTGGCACGTCGCGCCGGATGGTGGTGCTTGCTTCGACACCGGCGACGGAGGCTGGGTCTACGTCTCCAACAGCGAGATTCCGCTCCTGGGCGGCGTGTCCTCCCTCCGCTTCGATGGCGGCGGCAACGTGGTGGACGCCTACCGCATCCTCTCCAACACGAGCGTCAACTGCGCCGGAGGCCCCACCCCCTGGGGCACCTGGCTGTCGTGTGAGGAATGGGACCTGGGCCACGTCTGGGAATGCGACCCGCGCTCCCCCTCCCAGGGCCAGCGCCGCTCGGCCCTCGGCGCCTTCACCCACGAGGCCGTGGCCGTGGACCCGGTGGGACAATGCCTGTACCTCACCGAGGACCGCCCCGAGGGCCGGTTCTACCGCTTCACGCCCTCGCAGTGGCCCTCGCTCGGCGCCGGGCGCCTGGAGGCCGCGAAGCTCCATGGCAACGCACTGGACGGCACCGCGAGCTTCAGCTGGGTGAAGGTCTCCGCGTCACGCTCGGCCTCGCTCCAGCTCGAGCGCTTCCTCACCACCGGCTTCGACGGCGGCGAGGGCTGCTGGTACGACAGCGGCACCGTCTACTTCACCACCAAGGGCGACAACCGCGTGTGGGCTCACACCCCCGCCACCGGCCAGGTCGAAATCATCTACGACGACGACCTCTACCCGGACTCGCCCCTTCGCGGCGTGGACAACATCACCATGTCCCGCTCGGGTGACCTCTTCGTCGCGGAGGACGGCGGAGACTTGCAGCTGTGCCTCATCACCCCGGGCCCCGAGCGCACCGTGGCCCCCTTCCTCCAGCTCGAGGGGCACGCGGGCTCCGAGCTCACCGGCCCCGCCTTCAGCCCCGATGGCCGGCGCCTGTACTTCAGCTCGCAGCGCGGGACGGACGGCACCACCGGCGTCACTTTCGAGGTGAGCGGGCCGTTCCGCTGA
- a CDS encoding bifunctional 5,10-methylenetetrahydrofolate dehydrogenase/5,10-methenyltetrahydrofolate cyclohydrolase, giving the protein MARNIDGTEISRVMRAEMAQQVAELLAQGIIPGLSVVLVGNNPASQAYVASKTRACEALGMRGQTLNLPEEVSQEELFSVIDRLNQDPAVHGILVQLPLPAHLPYKAVLEHIDPDKDVDGFHPRNAGLAFVGDPRAFIPCTPAGILEMLRRENISTRGRHVVIVGRSLIVSKPLASLLMAPGPDATVTLTHRHTPDLASFTRQADILIVAVGKQNLITRDMVKPGVVVIDVGQNRVEDPGSARGFRMVGDVDFDGVSQVAEAITPVPGGVGPMTITMLLANTLQAARQSAQARK; this is encoded by the coding sequence ATGGCGCGGAACATCGATGGAACCGAGATCAGCCGGGTGATGCGGGCAGAGATGGCCCAGCAGGTCGCCGAGCTCCTGGCCCAGGGAATCATTCCGGGGCTCTCCGTGGTGTTGGTGGGCAACAACCCCGCCAGCCAGGCCTACGTGGCGAGCAAGACCCGCGCGTGCGAGGCGCTCGGCATGCGCGGGCAGACGCTCAACCTGCCCGAGGAGGTCTCCCAGGAGGAGCTCTTCTCCGTCATCGACCGGCTCAACCAGGACCCCGCCGTCCACGGCATCCTCGTCCAGCTCCCCCTCCCTGCGCACCTTCCCTACAAGGCCGTGCTGGAGCACATCGACCCGGACAAGGACGTGGACGGCTTCCACCCGCGCAACGCGGGCCTGGCCTTCGTGGGAGACCCGCGCGCCTTCATCCCGTGCACGCCCGCGGGCATCCTCGAGATGCTGCGCCGGGAGAACATCTCCACCCGGGGCAGGCACGTGGTCATCGTGGGCAGGAGCCTCATCGTCAGCAAGCCGCTGGCGTCGCTGCTCATGGCCCCCGGCCCGGACGCCACCGTCACCCTCACCCACCGGCACACCCCGGACCTGGCCTCCTTCACCCGTCAGGCGGACATCCTCATCGTCGCCGTGGGCAAGCAGAACCTCATCACCCGCGACATGGTGAAGCCCGGCGTCGTGGTCATCGACGTGGGACAGAACCGCGTCGAGGACCCCGGCTCCGCGCGCGGCTTCCGCATGGTGGGCGACGTGGACTTCGACGGCGTCAGCCAGGTCGCCGAGGCCATCACCCCCGTCCCCGGCGGCGTGGGCCCCATGACCATCACCATGCTGCTGGCCAACACCCTCCAGGCCGCGCGGCAGTCCGCCCAGGCCCGCAAGTAG
- a CDS encoding M57 family metalloprotease, translating into MTKQVTAVAWLCCAWMVGCGVESGVEDATRETVENLVAAGFRADDIRVADGVVQVGGDAVVSLQASREMLDTGGAGAEHYRTTNLVSSAVTKITVQLQSPATSTVAAGLAEAVANYNALGLRLTFYTANPCLANPSACPPGSHALINVVVNPSLPSGPSGASGYPSGGLPFSTIWIGTGLSTYPLNVIEHVLTHELGHTIGFRHTDFFNTAISCGGTPVREGANPGGAILIPGTPSSATPGGSIMNTCVPLSTNGEFTSTDIAALNFMY; encoded by the coding sequence ATGACGAAGCAGGTGACCGCGGTTGCATGGCTTTGCTGCGCGTGGATGGTCGGCTGTGGTGTCGAGTCTGGCGTCGAGGACGCGACGCGGGAGACGGTCGAGAACCTGGTGGCCGCGGGGTTCCGGGCCGACGACATCCGGGTGGCTGATGGCGTGGTCCAGGTGGGAGGCGACGCGGTGGTGAGCCTCCAGGCCTCGCGGGAGATGCTCGACACGGGAGGCGCGGGGGCCGAGCACTACCGGACCACGAACCTGGTCTCCAGCGCCGTGACGAAGATCACCGTCCAGCTCCAGTCTCCCGCCACCTCGACGGTTGCCGCGGGCCTGGCGGAGGCCGTCGCCAACTACAACGCGCTGGGGCTGCGCCTCACGTTCTACACCGCCAATCCGTGCCTCGCGAATCCCTCGGCGTGTCCGCCCGGCAGCCACGCCCTCATCAACGTGGTGGTCAACCCCTCGCTTCCCAGCGGCCCGAGCGGGGCGAGCGGCTACCCTTCCGGAGGTTTGCCCTTTTCAACCATCTGGATCGGCACGGGCCTGTCCACGTACCCGCTGAACGTCATCGAGCACGTCCTCACGCATGAGCTGGGGCACACGATTGGCTTTCGCCACACGGACTTCTTCAACACGGCCATCAGCTGTGGAGGCACGCCCGTGCGCGAGGGCGCGAACCCGGGAGGCGCCATCCTCATCCCCGGGACGCCCTCCAGCGCGACGCCGGGCGGCTCCATCATGAACACGTGCGTGCCCCTGAGCACGAACGGGGAGTTCACCTCGACGGACATCGCGGCGCTGAACTTCATGTACTGA
- a CDS encoding peptidase inhibitor family I36 protein gives MHWLDFRRLTRAGSWSLGALLTVAGLATGSLLLSPAQAQADDTNPCAFSDVLCLFDGEDYTGAVWNVRAWPPGTSTCVGLPEHGWEGRAESAINRGTQNAYLYAEEDCSGYPVTLLPGEWLSPLEFAPKSVFVF, from the coding sequence ATGCACTGGCTCGATTTCCGTCGTCTCACGCGCGCGGGCTCATGGAGCCTCGGCGCCCTTCTCACGGTGGCGGGGCTCGCGACGGGCTCGCTGCTCCTGTCCCCGGCGCAGGCCCAGGCCGATGACACGAATCCCTGTGCCTTCTCGGACGTGCTCTGCCTGTTCGATGGGGAGGACTACACCGGCGCGGTGTGGAACGTCCGGGCCTGGCCTCCGGGCACGTCCACCTGCGTGGGCCTGCCCGAGCACGGCTGGGAGGGCCGCGCGGAGTCCGCCATCAACCGGGGCACCCAGAACGCCTACCTGTATGCCGAAGAGGACTGCTCGGGCTACCCGGTGACGCTCCTGCCGGGCGAGTGGCTGAGCCCGCTCGAGTTCGCGCCCAAGAGCGTCTTCGTCTTCTGA
- a CDS encoding PPC domain-containing protein, producing the protein MNHRRSILLLAGALLLLSACGGARESGEASTGSQTQAAVNGALTSGTPLNSLAAPGGASLVYSLAVPANQNTVTFTTSGGPGNLDMKVAFGAEPTTSNAACTSAGPDSVETCTVSARAAAGTWYVQLSATASFSNVTLTGSYAPLGTNSSPVRTLTNGVSYVGNSGVTGDWKMFSFQVPANQAVLNVAVSGGTGDADLYLRQGSTPDLTNHACRSTNTGNTESCQVTAPQAGLWYIMLRGYTAFSGVSVVATVTPPLTALVNGQPVGPLSAAQGTALYYTLEVPAGQSALNVTLAGGTGDADLYVKHGAIPTTTSYGCRSWGSTNTESCTMTPPTAGTYYVMVRASAAFSGVALLAQTVSGAEPAVPLTNGQEVVGLEGSTGGPFLYKLEVPGSVSSLRFQVTNVFSGEFAMTVKRGSPPVGTDYDCRQTSQYGSCTFDAPQGGIWYVRLTPGNPTFRYLSLKATYEGTISTQALVAGQPVLDVGGEDVDRLYFTLEVPAGQKRLAIWSTTGMGEASVYARFGSRPTPQAYTCRSSLPGSCVIPNPQAGTWHFYVDPSGGLPFYGHTLVANYTTAVPSTTTTELIPGEPSAPVSGTPFDEYLFTVQVPPHQSELKFEWNHGDGYAIYVEPGFGAPPTGTVACQYASCVFDRPAAGLWYVRVRGRTDFTDKRITASFKAPKVLSSYTVEYGVPPGVKNYYRLDVPPGQNGLSFTTGGQYRSDANLYVKQGALPSRTDYHCASAVFNTSSERCDFFDPQGGPWFALVETFSMFPEPSGWNVTLEAKYSEVGPLGVATENTPVLVSIPRKGFATYRVEVPAGQAYLLAEVIDRVNDEYTANEVWMQHQAYPTDFYLRCRGSRSCEVTSPEAGTWYITLRAINAIDGALRVTTASKHQRNLVNGMTELTMPSAALQSMTLFRLEVPAGAAHLNVNLKGEQPNNGDVDLYVRRGGLPGTSTYDCASRNASGAEETCDFANPQAGTWYVGVYTRTAGSRARLSATYLQAADEDVPSLTSHETLTGLRGAARSRRMWKLEVPEGQRLLWFGTQEGRGSPSLKVKRGSRPIEGGAVDCASVTTARGQQCVIANPVAGTWFVALPDAPLAYNGLALTGGYVDASAVTPLTNGVPQMNLVSRVGTDQYFALDVPAGESLLTFDVTAAATRTGDLSVSVAKDVLPTAPSTACVESSMGVVRCSVANPGAGTWFVKVTSTRSALDDLWLIGHHTSQVDDVPLLRSGVRTKGLSASTAVPRTFKVMVPPGVDHLAVEAGIAESGSTWGTMAVSARKGSPPTATEYGCKASVPQMSSSVCWVYDPAPGLWYVTVTPVDSYRAVWLEADAR; encoded by the coding sequence GTGAACCATCGTCGAAGCATTCTCCTGCTCGCTGGAGCCCTGCTCCTCCTGAGCGCCTGTGGTGGAGCCCGCGAGTCGGGCGAGGCCTCCACCGGAAGTCAGACGCAGGCGGCGGTCAACGGCGCGCTCACCTCGGGCACGCCGCTGAACTCGCTCGCCGCGCCCGGGGGCGCCTCCCTCGTGTACTCACTGGCGGTCCCCGCCAACCAGAACACGGTGACCTTCACCACCTCGGGGGGCCCTGGCAACCTGGACATGAAGGTGGCCTTCGGGGCCGAGCCCACCACCTCCAACGCCGCGTGCACCTCCGCCGGCCCGGACAGCGTGGAGACCTGCACCGTCTCCGCCCGCGCCGCGGCGGGCACGTGGTACGTGCAGCTCTCCGCCACCGCGTCCTTCTCCAACGTGACGCTCACGGGCAGCTACGCCCCGCTGGGCACCAACTCCAGCCCCGTGCGGACGCTGACGAACGGCGTCTCCTACGTCGGCAACTCGGGCGTGACGGGCGACTGGAAGATGTTCTCCTTCCAGGTCCCCGCGAACCAGGCGGTGCTGAACGTGGCGGTCTCCGGCGGCACCGGCGACGCGGACCTCTATCTGCGCCAGGGCTCCACGCCCGACCTCACGAACCACGCCTGCCGCTCCACCAACACGGGCAACACGGAGTCCTGTCAGGTGACCGCGCCCCAGGCGGGGCTCTGGTACATCATGCTGCGTGGCTACACGGCCTTCAGCGGCGTGTCGGTGGTGGCCACCGTGACGCCGCCGTTGACGGCGCTCGTCAACGGTCAGCCCGTGGGCCCGCTCTCGGCGGCCCAGGGCACCGCGCTCTACTACACGCTCGAGGTCCCCGCGGGGCAGAGCGCCCTCAACGTGACGCTCGCGGGCGGCACGGGCGACGCGGACCTCTACGTGAAGCACGGTGCCATCCCCACCACCACCAGCTACGGCTGCCGCTCGTGGGGCAGCACCAACACGGAGTCCTGCACCATGACCCCCCCGACGGCGGGCACGTACTACGTCATGGTGCGCGCCAGCGCCGCCTTCAGTGGCGTCGCGCTGCTCGCCCAGACGGTGTCGGGCGCCGAGCCCGCGGTTCCGCTCACCAATGGCCAGGAGGTCGTCGGCCTGGAGGGCAGCACCGGCGGTCCATTCCTCTACAAGCTCGAGGTCCCCGGCAGCGTCTCGTCGCTCCGGTTCCAGGTGACGAACGTCTTCTCGGGCGAGTTCGCCATGACGGTGAAGCGCGGCAGCCCTCCGGTGGGCACCGACTACGACTGCCGCCAGACGAGCCAGTACGGCAGCTGCACGTTCGACGCGCCGCAAGGGGGCATCTGGTACGTGCGCCTGACGCCGGGCAACCCGACCTTCAGGTACCTGAGCCTGAAGGCCACGTACGAGGGCACCATCAGCACCCAGGCGCTGGTGGCGGGGCAGCCCGTGCTCGACGTGGGCGGTGAGGACGTGGACCGGCTCTACTTCACGCTGGAGGTCCCCGCGGGCCAGAAGCGGCTGGCCATCTGGTCGACCACCGGCATGGGGGAGGCCTCCGTCTACGCGCGCTTCGGCAGCAGGCCCACGCCCCAGGCGTATACCTGCCGGAGCTCGCTGCCCGGCAGCTGTGTCATCCCGAATCCGCAGGCTGGCACGTGGCACTTCTACGTCGACCCGAGCGGCGGTCTGCCCTTCTACGGCCACACGCTGGTGGCCAACTACACGACGGCGGTTCCCTCGACCACGACGACGGAGCTCATCCCCGGAGAGCCCTCGGCCCCGGTGAGCGGCACCCCGTTCGACGAGTACCTGTTCACCGTGCAGGTCCCTCCCCATCAATCCGAGCTGAAGTTCGAGTGGAACCACGGGGATGGGTACGCCATCTACGTGGAGCCGGGGTTCGGCGCGCCGCCGACGGGCACGGTCGCCTGTCAGTACGCATCCTGTGTCTTCGATCGCCCCGCGGCGGGCCTCTGGTACGTGCGCGTCCGCGGGCGGACCGACTTCACCGACAAGCGCATCACCGCGAGCTTCAAGGCGCCCAAGGTGCTCAGCAGCTACACGGTCGAGTACGGCGTGCCCCCGGGCGTGAAGAACTACTACCGGCTGGACGTGCCCCCGGGGCAGAACGGGCTGAGCTTCACCACCGGGGGGCAGTACCGTTCGGATGCGAACCTGTACGTCAAGCAGGGCGCGCTGCCTTCGCGGACGGACTATCACTGCGCCTCGGCCGTCTTCAACACGTCCTCCGAGCGCTGTGACTTCTTCGACCCGCAGGGTGGCCCGTGGTTCGCGCTGGTGGAGACCTTCTCCATGTTCCCCGAGCCCTCGGGATGGAACGTGACGCTGGAGGCGAAGTACTCGGAGGTGGGGCCGCTGGGCGTCGCCACGGAGAACACGCCCGTGCTCGTGTCCATCCCGAGGAAGGGCTTCGCCACCTACCGCGTCGAGGTGCCCGCGGGACAGGCGTACCTGCTGGCCGAGGTCATCGACCGTGTCAACGACGAGTACACCGCCAACGAGGTCTGGATGCAGCACCAGGCGTACCCCACGGACTTCTACCTGCGGTGCAGGGGCAGTCGCTCCTGCGAGGTGACCTCACCCGAGGCGGGCACCTGGTACATCACCCTGCGGGCCATCAACGCCATCGACGGCGCGCTCCGCGTCACGACGGCGAGCAAGCACCAGCGCAACCTGGTCAATGGGATGACGGAGCTGACGATGCCCTCCGCGGCGCTCCAGTCGATGACGCTGTTCCGGTTGGAGGTGCCCGCGGGCGCCGCCCACCTGAACGTCAACCTGAAGGGCGAGCAGCCCAACAACGGCGACGTGGACCTCTACGTGCGCCGGGGTGGCCTCCCTGGCACCTCCACGTACGACTGCGCGTCGCGCAACGCCTCGGGGGCCGAGGAGACGTGTGACTTCGCCAATCCCCAGGCCGGCACCTGGTACGTCGGCGTGTACACGCGGACCGCGGGCTCGCGCGCGCGGCTGTCGGCGACGTACCTCCAGGCGGCGGACGAGGACGTGCCCTCGCTCACGTCTCACGAGACGCTCACGGGGCTGCGGGGCGCGGCGCGCTCGCGCAGGATGTGGAAGCTGGAGGTGCCCGAGGGGCAGCGCCTGCTGTGGTTCGGCACCCAGGAGGGCCGGGGGTCCCCGAGCCTGAAGGTGAAGCGCGGGAGCCGTCCCATCGAGGGCGGCGCGGTGGACTGCGCGAGTGTGACGACGGCCCGCGGCCAGCAGTGCGTCATCGCCAATCCCGTGGCCGGCACCTGGTTCGTGGCGCTGCCGGATGCGCCCCTGGCCTACAACGGGCTGGCGCTGACGGGCGGCTATGTCGATGCGTCGGCGGTGACGCCGCTCACCAATGGCGTGCCCCAGATGAACCTGGTGTCCCGGGTGGGCACGGACCAGTACTTCGCGCTGGACGTGCCCGCGGGCGAGTCCCTGCTGACGTTCGACGTGACGGCCGCCGCGACGCGCACGGGGGACCTGTCCGTCTCCGTGGCGAAGGACGTGCTGCCCACGGCCCCGAGCACGGCCTGCGTGGAGTCCTCCATGGGGGTGGTGCGGTGCTCCGTGGCGAATCCCGGGGCCGGGACCTGGTTCGTGAAGGTGACGTCCACGCGCAGCGCGCTGGATGACCTGTGGCTCATCGGCCACCACACGTCGCAGGTGGACGACGTGCCGCTCTTGCGGAGCGGTGTGCGGACGAAGGGGCTGTCGGCTTCGACGGCGGTGCCTCGCACGTTCAAGGTCATGGTGCCTCCGGGCGTGGACCACCTCGCCGTGGAGGCGGGCATCGCCGAGTCGGGCTCCACCTGGGGGACGATGGCGGTCTCCGCGCGCAAGGGCAGCCCGCCGACAGCCACCGAGTACGGCTGCAAGGCCAGCGTCCCTCAGATGTCGTCGAGCGTGTGCTGGGTCTACGACCCCGCGCCGGGGCTCTGGTACGTCACGGTGACGCCCGTGGACTCCTACCGCGCCGTCTGGCTGGAGGCGGACGCACGGTAG